ggttaggctggttataataatcgtaaatagggcccctaattagcccctgcgtagtcggctatatgccgcggtcgaattggacttccaatccgacataACCTTATAGATTGGATTTCAACTGTTATAAAGATAATCACACTAGTTTCGTTACTTAGCCGAGAGATAGACCCAGTGACTGTCCCCTCTCCTATTATGCTGCTGGGTCGGAAGCTCGCGATGCATTGTGGCAGGGTACCGGCTCCTAAAGGATCTTCGGTGCTCATCTGGTTTCTCCACAGACCATGAACAGAATAATCAGTTCTCTAAGAAGCCTGCCACCCTGTGTACTGGAAGCGAGAATAATATCACGATGTGATCTGCTATAGCCTATAAGTGAAAGACGCAGCTGTATGGGCAAATTTAGGTTGCTGCAACATGACGCTTTCGGGTCTACTGTTCTAAAAGAAGGAAGATGTGGTAGCTTCGAACTCAGTAGGTACATGAACAGCGCAGTCTAAGTATCATCAGAAATGCATACATGCTCGCGATCTAGCCCTCTTCATTAATATTTCCGAAGTCCTGCCTCCATCTCCGGAGCCGGTGCTGAAATTGCATGCTCAGATACGCCAGAACACCCCTCAGAGAGGAGACTGAATGACCGGGTACTTGGGAAATGCAGGTGCGTAGACCTGAAATGTGATCAGTAAGATGTCTTATACAGGAAGTAAGATATTGCAGGATACGTACCGACTTGCAGCGAGCATTGAAATCGCCGGTCAACCCCTGAATGGCAGACAACTCGTCTCCAGGGACTCCGAGCTTGACCAAAGGCCCGGACTGAGGTGACCCCTTGGCCCATCCAGGCCCGGCAGCCGGGTTCTTGATCCAGTCCACGAACCAACCATGGATGGAATCAGCCAACGCCTGCTGGGCCTCAGTTACGCCCGTAAGTGAATCGAAGCACTCGTTGCCTCCATGGAAGAAGGGCACCTCGGTTCCGTGTGTGGGTGCCGTGCCCGGAACCCCAACCACGTTGTCGTAAGCTCCGAAGAATCTATAGACCCAGGTGTCTTGCTTGGCACTGCGCAGGTCAAGCAGATAGTCGACGGCGCAGTTGAAACGGGAGTGAACCACGTGTTGAAAGTCGAGTTGAAGTCAGCTGTCTGGAAAGCGTACGAGTCGACACTGCGCAGGCACTCGACTTGGTTATCCCCTGCCTTCGGACAGCCAGCCTCAGCCGCTACGGCGTCGAGTCCTTGGTTGACTGGCGCGTATCCTGGTCCAGACATGGCATTCGCACTCATCTGCACTGCTCCCTTGAGCCACGAATCTGGGTGGTTCCAGAGGTAGTGATCGACTTGAACTGCTCCGGACGAGTGACCGCCGAACACAATGTGATCGGGATTGCCTCCGAACGCATGGATGTTGTCACGGACCCAGTCAAGTGCCTTTTCGACGTCCAAAATACTGAAGTTTTGTGATTCCTCGGGAGACGTCTCGCTGAGCTCCGACGAGTGCGGCGAGGCAAAGATACTCTCGCGGGTATTGAAGTTGACGTATATCACACCGTTGCGGGCAAAGTTGGACCCTTGAAGTTGATGATTGCTGCTGGAACCAGTGACCATTGCGCCTCCGTACATGTATACGAACACAGGCAAGTTCTCGCCTGTCGAGGGTGCCCAGATGTTGAGGTTCAGGCAATTCTCATCTTGCTGGCTGTAGAGAGTGCCAGAAATCGCTTGAGGGCAAGTAGGACCATAGGAAGTTGCGATGACCGTCGTGTTGGACTTTGGCACATCTTGCGGCGTCCTCCATCGGTTTTCGCCAGCTGTTGTGGCAGCAAAGGGGATGCCTAGGAATACCGAGTTGCAACTTGCGTCATGGTACCCCTTGACCAGACCTTGGGATGTGCGGGCGTGAGGCGCAGATTGAGTTGCGTTGCTGCAAGTGCTTGCCAGGACCGAGGGCAACAAGCCAGAGAACAACATGGCAAGGGCCGCAACTGATGGCGACATGTCGTTGAAGTGCATATTGTGTCAATCGGCCAATACCTTCAAGATGTAGAGAACGTGAAATGCATATGGACACGATGGGATTCCCGGAAGAAAAGGAGATGGCTATCCAGCACCGTTTTCTTCAAAGTGGATATTAATTACAAAATACGACCTCGAGACCTTGTCAACCCCACTGAAGACCGTTCTGGATTAGCCCATTACAACGGATTTTCGGTGATGTTGCAGCGATCTCCTATGGAGTTCAGCCCCAGGCACATTTATGCTTCTTTTCAAAGTTTGGATGAACTTCTCTTCCCCAGATTCTGATTTTTCCTCGTCCTAGAATGATATTTCCCAATAGGGCTGATGGTAATGAATTGTAGACTTCCAAGCATCCTCACATTCAACTGAGTTGAGGGAGCAGGGGGAGGACGAGTTTACGTAAATCGCCATAAGCACCGTCAGCAAACCCCCTGGCATTACGGGTAACTTGCCAAAACGGGGAGAGGTGAGCGAGCAAAAAATATGACTGGCTTTTCAAAAATATTATCAGCTCATGGCCTCAATGGTCCGGTTCTTCTCGTCTTTCTCAAGCAGCCAAGTTTCTCTACTTTGTCGCAGTGATTTTGCGGCGAGTAACTGGCGTTTCTCTCCTTGTTGACAGGCAGTGACTACAACTCGTCTTTCTCGTTTCTGGGCGGATCAAaactcttcttcttcgtcatGCCAGCCAGGATGTCGACAATCAAGTCAGCGGCAGCGACGGAAGTTGTCTCGGCCACAGAGTCATAAGGCGGGCTGACTTCGACGACATCAGCACCAACCAGGT
The window above is part of the Colletotrichum lupini chromosome 9, complete sequence genome. Proteins encoded here:
- a CDS encoding acetylcholinesterase — translated: MHFNDMSPSVAALAMLFSGLLPSVLASTCSNATQSAPHARTSQGLVKGYHDASCNSVFLGIPFAATTAGENRWRTPQDVPKSNTTVIATSYGPTCPQAISGTLYSQQDENCLNLNIWAPSTGENLPVFVYMYGGAMVTGSSSNHQLQGSNFARNGVIYVNFNTRESIFASPHSSELSETSPEESQNFSILDVEKALDWVRDNIHAFGGNPDHIVFGGHSSGAVQVDHYLWNHPDSWLKGAVQMSANAMSGPGYAPVNQGLDAVAAEAGCPKAGDNQVECLRSVDSYAFQTADFNSTFNTCAKQDTWVYRFFGAYDNVVGVPGTAPTHGTEVPFFHGGNECFDSLTGVTEAQQALADSIHGWFVDWIKNPAAGPGWAKGSPQSGPLVKLGVPGDELSAIQGLTGDFNARCKSVYAPAFPKYPVIQSPL